The following nucleotide sequence is from Pithys albifrons albifrons isolate INPA30051 chromosome 2, PitAlb_v1, whole genome shotgun sequence.
TGCTGATGGCATCTCGGTAGCATCCCTCCACATAATAAAGCTTTCCTAGGATCAGCATAGCTTCCGTCATATACTTGGGCTGAAAtagagcagggagagaaaaggagtGTTTACATGATAAAATACCAGAGAGTAACAATGAGGTACTCCAGAACAAAGTAAGTCCATTCAGAATGCTTTCCTCTCACAACTGCTAGCTCCACAAGTCAGAGTAGGAAGGATTTAAGTGTTTAGAGATTTTAGGGCTATGCTCATGAGAGCATTAGGCAGCAAAGGCTGGGCAACCACTTTGGAGCTCTGTTTAGAAACACAGTGTTCCAGGCCACCTCTTTGGCTTCAGCTGACCTGATCTGCGGCTGGTGAATCAACAGACATCACATAAAAGGCCGACATTGTCAGAACTACCTacgcacacacagagaaaaacccCTGCTTTTAAATTAAGCAGAAAGCATAACTTTTTAGGCAAGTGCCCCCCTCTCCTCTGCACATTTAATTAAAGAGAAAGGTCCCTAGTTTTCTTAAGCTGTCCAAGAATTTTCAtgcaacagcagaaaaacagaaggcACACCTTTTATTTCTAAGATTTGTTTCATTTAAGGATTGAAAACACATCTAATAAAAACCTCAGCAAAATACATCTGTTCAGACTCTTTGGAAAGCATGAAAAGGTTCCTAAGCCTTCATAcccatatttttaataaatgcaatCAACACAAGATCAAGGCTGCGCGAGTAGCTAAGTCACTCCTAACTAAGAAACCGTAATGGCAATTCTTGCAGCTGAACACAAAGACCTGGAAGAATTCAGTAGTTCTGTCTGTTAATGAGATTAAACTATGAAGCAGATTGGACAAACTCCCCTTCCTTACTCCCTTTGTTTTACTTTCTAAATAGGTTGACTTTCAAGAAGATAAGAAAAAGGAACTCCTCTAGAAAAGCGGCTGCACATTTGCTCCTTGGACATTAACATGTTAAAAGCACAATACAGATTTCCAAGCTAACTAGCCTGTcaattccagaaggaaaagtAATACAAATCCAGAGCAGATTGTTTCAATTAATTTACTTCTAACCCAGTTACACAACTGTGCATCCAAGGACActaaaacagcagcagccatggAGGCAGAGTATTAAAACGCTCCTGAAGCTCTGCAATTGAGCTGACAAACAGTCATCAACCACGCACCCAGgccacaaaataaaatgaaagtgtAACTTCTCTGGCAGAGTCTGAAAGCAGTGCAAGGCTGTAATCCTGGACTCACAACACAACCCTAAATTCCTGACAGCAACTTGTGTCACATTTTGCTCTGATCTGGAGCTGACAAGGTACACACAACTCCTTCAGATCAGGAGCAGCAGTAAGTCACTCGGCTGTGCTGGCATGACAGCACCTACGTGGCCACACCCCAACACCCCAGAGAAATCCTAAATATTTATCCTGCTtctttctaatgaaaaaaaaatggacagGATATGTACTTGTAGCACATAATTTGTTTGCATATGAAAAAGCAAGTCTCACAACAGAAGATACTACCAAGGGGAAATAGCAGTCCCTTAGGAATGCCGACAATAAAGCACTATACATACAGAGACATGAACAGCCAACACCCACGCCCTGTATCAGACATACCCAGTTGGCAGGAATTACGATGACAGAGCCCACTTACTCTTAGCTTTCCTCTGCTTAAGATACTGGTCAGATACTGTTTAGCTTCACTCAGTTTTGGTTCATTCTTCTCTGTCAGCGGAATGGAGTCCTTCAGTTTGGTAAAGTTTTCCTTCAAACATTCTTCCAACAGAACCTCTGCAAGCAGCATACTCCCGTGGTCCTCTGAAAGCACACACCAACCACAAGAAACATTGCTTAGAGCTGTACTGATGATAGAATTACAAAAACAACCCACCTCTGAGACACACAAAGGGTGACCCAAATGAGGAGATAAGGAAGAACtggcagacaaaaaaaaaacacaccaaaattTCCATTAACTTCTATCTATTGGAAACGGTACAtttcctgagaaaaaaatgaaatgacgCTTCCTTGTACCTTGAAGATTTTCCCTAACAAATCCTTTAATTTTAGAAGCACTATTCATTCTTGCATTGTCACTAATACAACAATTCAGAGTTTTCATCACAAAACTCTCTTTCAAGAATATAAGACTAATCCTTGCAAACATGTCAGTGTATGCTTTAGATTTACAAACATACAAGCATGAAATGAATGCTTTTGACCATAGGGAAGCTATGACTTTCACTGCAGAACAGTAACTGCATCAGAAACTTCCAAGATTTTCCTGAAagttcacagaaaaaaaggtaatttagACACTAAAGATACACAAGGCTTCATCCTTTGCCATAACTAACACGCCACACTCTTTCTACATTAAAATCCATTCCTGCTTAGAGTTCTACAGAAGAAAAACTCAAATAtaagcagcagcactggatACAGCATGAAGCATCATGCAATGTGGCAATCATGcactgaaaagtaaaaagttTTATCTGTCAGAGTACTTTGATTTCTTGCATGACGGGCCCAGTTCTGTAGTTCATTTATTCATACAGGCAGTACCTCGATCAGTGGACTAATGGGCAAGCAGAGTAAGAAAATCTTTGTACATCAAAGAGCTAAGCCCTACATTTCATACATACTCCATGTTTCAAAGTCTGAAATTCTACAATGCAGGAAACACAATAGTAGAcctatttctgtatttccaggccacaaaataaatttatctCCACTTTCCACCTATACACTACACACAGCATTAAGAATCAACTCTGTGTGTGGGACTGGTAGTGATTTAGAATTTTTTAGTTGTTGTGGCCTAAGTGTTCAGCTACATATCAAATTATAACCATTGCTCTTCCTGCTCATTTGCCCGTTTGCAACTAACTTGCATAAACAAAGCACAGGTACATAAAATGGGAAGCATAAATGTTCAATTATAGTCCACCCAAACATGCACTCATTTCTACACACTAAAAGCTTTCAGGGAAGTCATTAATCTCTTATACAAACTTAAGGCATTAGGTAAGACTATATacaattaagaaataaatatacacAATCTCACAAAGCAAACACTACTATTAAAAAATTCTAATCCAGACAGACCATCGTTTCTAGAAGCACAAACCTGCACCCAGTCCCTTGCTGAAAGAAAACTTCTGCAGCTATAGCAAACCATTACTCTTTCATAACTAGCAGGTTATGATGACATAGCAGTAAATTAACAAGTCATGTTTTTACAGCAATCACAGTGTTGTTATGCCTCTTAATTACACGGGAAGAAACTACTATGAACTCTTCAACTATTAATGCCCCCAAATTGCTGTGCGATCTCCGCACCTGGGAAGCAATGCTGAAACCCGACTAAAGTTCAAAGTTTGGCCATGTGATTCTCAGCACAGGGTTCAACCTGCATCATGTACACACTTGGAAAGCCTCACAAATAAGCACGTAATAAGCTACCAACATCTTCCCCACCATGCTTCCCACTGTGAAGCCCAGCAAACTTCAATTAACTCTAGGACCACATCCTAGAAACATTCATGTACAGAAACACTTTATTCACAGATGTAGCTGCTCTGACTCCAGCGGCAGAACCCTTTGTACCAGTACCGTGGGTAGGATCGGGTCCTCTTTACAACTTACTTGCTGACCACAGACACAGCTTTTTGTATTTCTAAGTTAGGCTCCCTCACTTATCACAAACGACTTTAtcggaggaaaaaaaaagcaaagtggtataacaggaaaaaaatgaatacatTTGCTATTTATGAAACTGTTTTACATGCGAAAGGGTACATGGACGAGTCCAAGCATTTTAACTAAAGCAGCGCCCTTCAGAAACAGAGGGAGGTAAGACAAGGGGATCCAGAGCGCGGCTGGACAGGGAGCAAGAGGGAACGAGCATGGCACGTATGGAGAGGCTGAAGAGGGGCATCTCCGCACGGGGAAGGTTTCGGAGGGTCCCGACCGGGCTGGCCGCCCCGCGGGCTCGGCACCGCTCCTCGCTGTCCGACGGGCTGGACGGCCGTGACACCAAGAGGAAGCGCACCGTGATCTTCCTGAGCGCTGCCTCCCGAGCTCCCGCCGCCTCTCCCCGgcatccctccttccctccagctgcggggccggggcgctGACACGGGGCAGCGGGCGACACCCCGCACCTCAGCCCGCTCCCGCGACCCCGGCAGCCACTGGGCAGCCGCAGCTCCCGCCCACGCCAACCCACCGGGCCGGGGCCCCCGAGCCCGAGCAGCGGCACAGACCGACCAGCCGGCCCCAGCCCCGCGCCCCGGCGGGTGGTGCGGGTGGTACCGGcggccgccccgcccgcccccgccgctTACCCGAGTCCTGCGCGCCCCTCGCCGGCTTGGCCTTGCGCGGGGGCGACGgcggcagcagctgctgtgcgAGCAGCCGGAGCCGCCCCCAGAGCCCCTCCGCCCGGCACCGCTCGATCTCCGCCTCCAGCTTCACGTGCGAGTGCGAGCCCTTAGCCGCCATCTTAGCGCCGGCCGGGTCCGCCCCgctccggcccggcccgcgggcTGTCCCCGGCGGCGGCACCGGGAGGAGCCCGCGGGGacgggggcgggggcgggggcggggaccggctccctgccctgcccgggggcTGCGGCCCCACACGGCCGCCACTCCCTGACGCCTCCCGCCCGGGCGTTGCGGAGGTGGCACCGccgtccctccctcccacgGGCCACAAGGGCCGGGGTTACCGCTCGCCCTCAGAAGGCACCCAAGCCCCAGGGCTCCCTGCCCGCTACTCCCTCCGGCCATCGCCGCCTCCTGCGGCAGCCTCGGCACAGAACGCCGCGCGGGAACGAGCCGAAAGCCCGCCCGGCTGCCCGGGGGTTGTGACCTCGAGGGGCCAAAGCGGCGGCTGTGCAGGAGTCGAGTATTAAAGAGACCTGCGGCATTCGGTGCGAGGGGAAGCGCGGAGCACGCGTGGTGTACACACCACAGCGGGGAGAGGAGCCGGCAGGTCTCTCTTAGGGGTCGTGAGGGAAGTGCCTGGAGCAGGAGTGGCCAGACACAGCCCTAGGAGGGGGACACATActgcccttctccctcccagctccaccTGGAGCATTGCCAGTgggatctctgtgctgtgccctttGGAAGGGTGTCTCTACTTTGGAGGCCAGGGTGGCCGAGGCCCTGCGGCACCcgcacagaaccacagaatgggtGAGGTCAGAAGGGCCCACAGTGGGTCACCTGCGTCCAGATGCTTCTTGAATGTCTCCAGGTGAGGGAGACTTCACAATGTCTAtggacaatctgttccagtgcaggGCCACTCACACAagaaagttcttcctcatagtcagctgtgcatcagtttctgcccattgcttCTTGTCCTACTGCGCagcaccaccaagaagagcctggctccatcctcccTCGCTCTAGACATAGACTTTgatcctgcagcctgtcctcatAAGATGCTCTCTTAATCATCTGTTTCCCTCTGCTGGACCTGTTCCAGGAGCTCTGTGTCTCTCTTgcactgaggagcccagaactggacacagcacttcagatgtggcctcaccaggtGAAACAAGAACAAGGCCTTAAAAAGTTATAATATTAGTGCCTTGCTCTGTAAACTACTGCATGAACCTTTGATAACTTGTTGTGTCCTTCTGACTAAATGGATGATGTTAAGAATGTGCTTCAAGCACCCCAGAAATCATAAATAAAGATTAAGTGGACACTCAAGATCGAGAAGGCATGAGTCAAGAAGACCTACAAGCATCAGCACTTGAGTCAGGCTAACAAAGAAAGTTGAAAAATTCAAAGtgaggaagagaagcagaagacCCCAAAAGTGAAGCTGAAGGCTGGGACAACACCCTGAAAATCTGGCCAAAAGAAGGTCCAAGAAGATTCTGCCTCAGGCTCCACCTAAACTCCACCTATTATGAATATAATAATTAGATGTAGAAATTATATGAATATGTATGTTAAGATATTGTAACTTTGTTTGAAAACTgtataaatttataaattacCCAGCTTTTCACTGAAACTTTGGAGCTAGATATCCAGTGCTAACTGGCTAGCCATCCCCCAcaccagaaaataaatgtatgtatggccagacttcgagaacgaagatttgggcagggctctccccacatgggtgtgcccttccagcctgcacagtggattttttaggtgaggcacagcgtgcacagaactggccccaccgtttcagtcctgaggtccatttgctacggccgagcgagcttggacagtgacagtgaagtcctcgggactgtcacagcccccggtactaaccggggctgaccctgctgagcatccgagatggcagggaggcactgaactgccaggggacgtAGTGTAAAaagagagcactctggactctgaatcccaaggacctgagtcCGAGTCGCAGTGGtaaaataaataccttgctcCTTAAAGATAAATTGTCTCTAAGCTGTTAATTCTATGTCTTTTTGGCATCacagggctgagtagagggggtAGAACCacctccctcaccctgctggcaGTGCAACCTGCTTCCTAACGCACCCCGGGCTACCCCCGCCCTTCTCGTCCCCCCAGGCACACCCCGGGCCCAGCCGGTCCGGTCCCCCCCCGCGCTGGGCGGGCTCTGCCGCACCTGCGCCGCCGCCAGGGCTCCACGTGGAGCTCCGCGAGCGGTGACGTCAGCCGCAGGGGCGGGGCGGAGCGGCGCAGCCAAtgggcgggcggggcggggcgcgcggGGTCAGGGGTGACCTGGGGGTGTTGTCCTGGGAATGGTGTCCCGGGAATGCTGTCCCGCCTGCGCCCGTCCCGAGCCCCGCGGCACGGCCGGCACCCGCCCCACGGTGCGTagcccggcggcggcggcggcccctCTCTGCCCGCCCCGGCAGTCGGTACTGGAGCGCGGTGTGCTGGGGCTTGGGCGGGGGGCGATGGGCCCGGCGCCATCCCGATGCGGTGGGGCTGTCCCGGGGGTCCAGCCAGGCGGGGAGCCGGGCGTGGGGGTTCGGCTGCAGGCCCGTGAGACCGGGGGTGCGGGGCTGGCTGCAGGCCCGTGAGACCGGGGCTGGGGGATCAGCCGCAGGCAAGTgaaagcagggctggggggctggcTGCAGGCCCGTGAGACCGGGGCTGGCTGCggctgggagcacagagggcCAAACGCACCACCCCGCTGCTCGGCCCCGCTGCAGCGCTGTGCTCTGTCACTGGCCCGCGGAGGGAGCACATGCATGGCTGCGTTACGTTTTCCAGGCTGTACGTTCCTTAGGGCATGCAGTCCTAGTAGAACTACTAATCAGATGCAGCCGCTTGCGGTACCGTAAGCGACCTTTGCTCCCGCAGCTGTAGGGCTGGTCTGCCTGGGCCTGGCGTGGTTGGGTGGCTGGAAGGTGTATGAAAACCCAAGCGCAGCTGAGGAGtgcacattttctctgtgaaaaagaaaataaagtaattatCTAAAAATTACTGCATAATTACTGCATGATTCCTTGAAAAGGGGACCCTCATAGAAATCCTTAATTGGAGCTCTCTGGTTTTCTGCTTGCCAAAGTCTTGAAATGAAGCAAGTTCTTCTGTTCTAAAACTCAATAGGGGTTGTTTCTAAGCATTCTGTAAATGTGCTGAAAGTAGGTAACATTTTTCATCTGGTGGTTTTTTCTGgggaatgttttcctttttgtaggAGATCTCAATGGCTCAAAGGATGTTTAGAACACATTTGCTGTTCTGCTTTTTGGCTTCATTCTTCATCTCTGCCCTTGCTGAGGAACATGTAGGAGAAAGTCAACACGCAAATATTCGCCTTGATAAGAATTTGGTACAAGATAAAGAGTATGTGTTCCATTTTCTAGAAATGTAAACTTTACTTCTTAATGATTTTCTTATCTCTAAACTCTTGTTACGTTGGACTTAAGCCTAGGGCACCCTGTTTTCTCAGAATGTTGTATGACTAGCTAAAGCCAAATAGGAGACATGCTTGCTTGATTAATTTGTAGAGATATGAGACCTAGAAAGGTCTCTCTGCAACCTTTACCCCTACTCacactgtaaagaatttcttacagAAGTTCTGCCTAGCCAAATTGGCGTCCTTTAGGCAAAATCATATTCTTAATAGATAGATTTAGAGGGGTTTTTCTCATTTGCTTCTTTATACATTCAGAACAGTTCTAGTAGCAAATAAAACTCCACGGGAACACTTCATGGTTGACTGGAAAAGattttcctccagctcctgtgcTTTGGAAGGCAGCCAAAAGGAGATTTTAGGCAATGCTTCATTTGTTTTGATAGCCTGCTAAGTAGGccagaagaaatagaaatagcTATCTAAGGTGTTCGAGGCTGCTACAGCACCTGTAACAAACAACCTTTGTGCCCTTTTCATCTTAGTATCAAACTGTAGCTCTTAGTTGTCCAGGGTGCTTTCAGAAGAACAGTATTTGATCAAAGACTAAATTTGATGTAAACAAAGGAGGAAATATTAACTGACAAAAAAGTTGCGGGTTTtgtctttgggttttgtttttgtttttcttaggcACATCATGGAACACTTGGAAGGCGTTATTGAGAAACCAGAAACTGAGATGTCTCCACAAGAGTTGCAGCTCCATTACTTCAAAATGCATGATTATGATGGCAATAATTTGTTAGATGGGTTAGAGCTTGCTACTGCTATATCACATGTGCACAAAGAGGTAGGTGTAATTTTGCAACACCCTGTGTGTTTAGAAATGGTTCTGCCTCTAAAAGCAACTTACAATAAAACGGAACAGTTGCAACACATCTTGAGTTAGAGTTTTGCCTAAAAACGAAATATTTTTCCCCCGATAGTTCTGGTTGTATTTATAAATGTATTGGTTTTATCACAGCTTTCCATGTCACATTGCAGTTTTCAAGTCTCCATTGTAGTTTAAACTTTAGAATGAGGAAGGGCTGTAAAGTGAAGATGATTTTACAGAGGGCTTGCTTTGGTAGGAAGGGATGGGGATAAAGGGAAATTACCCAAATGGGGGCATGAGGGTTATAGAAATTGCATGTGCTGTGACACTGGTTTTAGTTTCAGACTGTAACTGCTGTGGGTACACAAACTCTAGGAGACCTCTTGCACAAAATCAGTATTAGAACCAGTTACGGTCTACCTCTTTCTAACAAATTCACTTCACAGATAGGATCATTTTAGGATGACAATATGAGCACATTATCTCATACTGACCTTCTGGAAGTTACAATTCAGAATAGCATAACTTTCTGCATGCACCTGTGGCAAAAAATACCTAGCCAAGAACAGAATAATGACTGGTTGTTTCTTGTGCAAAGGCACCACTTTGTCTTTCCATTTGCTCGTAAGGGGTGTTACTAAGAATTTTATGGATTTTAAGCTACAGTGCTAGattttttcacttctctgtTACTGTAAgatgtttctgtattttatagAAACTATAGTGTATACACTACATGAAAATCCAAATTAAGAATACATGTTAGATGATTATCCATCATTATACATGGTGCTAATCAGCTTTTGGAACTTTTGACTAAGCATATTAGCTGCAAAGGGAGTGTTTGTTCTGAAGTCCAGAGAACCTGGACTTTATAACTTCCAGCCTGTAAAAGTCGCTTATATCGGTATGAAAGTTTACATAAAACTTAGTGCCAAATTAGGCACCAAACATGAACAGCTTAATAGAAAATTAGTTGTCAGTAACCTGTTCCATGTGTCGGTAGGTGGGAAAGATGCTAAATTGTTccatgtggttttgtttttgtaggAAGGTGGTGAGCATACCCAAGCAATGAAAGAAGAAGAGCTGATTAGTCTAATAGATGATGTCTTACGGGACGATGATAAGAACAATGATGGATACATCGACTATGCAGAATTTGCAAAATCACTGGAATAAGGTTTTGCAGGGTGTTTGTTTCTCCTTCTATCCACATGGAAATGTGAGCCAGTATAATGTGATTCTTTGCTGTCTCATGTCAACCTCTGTGCTGTGAGAAGGAGATGTATACCAGTTCCAGccaaatttatttaaaagttcTATGTGTTAAGAGACTGGCTGACTTGGAGTGAGAACCATGTTTGCCTAAACACAGCTACCCATTTGAATCATGAAGCATGGAAGTGTCAACAGTACTCACATAGGGTACAGCTGGCAAACCCTAAAGTATCTCTGTATGAATATTAAATAGAATCATTAGCATCTAAATTTCAAGTTTTCAGTCATTGGATTATGTAGTACTTTTTTTGCTTACATGATCttctatttaaaattacatCTAGAAAGCAAGAAATGATTACTGCATATAGCTGTATTCCAAAGATAAATATCCTTACCTTCCATCTAATTTACAAGGAAATTTGCAGATAAGTATAGGTGCTTGAAACAGCAATTGTAGGGGGAAAGTATTTGAATGTGGGTTATATTTGAGTTCCACATGATGCCACATGAACTTAAACACAGTCTTTGAAGGAATtgagtatttttaaacatatgtAGTTCCTAGCATACCcttacatataaatatatatacatgtgtttTTCAGTGTCTTGTCCTCCACAAATTTACTTTTTGTATCTtaatttactgattttttttcatctcccttccatgtttttttaaaaaaatgtaagtgtttttatttttatgttgtatTAATGCGGTATAGCATTTACTGGAGTAGCTTCTGCTGTCTCATTGTGAAATTGTGAAAttcctgaattggaagggaccttaagaaTCATATAATTTCaacacctctgccatgggcagggacacctcccactagaccaggttgctcaggtgctccctggccagggctggggcatctGCAACTTCTCTGGGTTCCGGTGGCTCTCtgccctcacagtaaagaatttctttctaatatctaatctaaacctaccttCTGTcattttgaagccattccctgttgtcctgtcactataTGCTCTTGTAAGGagtctttctccatctttcatgtaggctcccttcaggtttTGGAAAGGTGCTATGAGATCACCCTGAAGCCTCTTTTGcaggctgaacaattccaattccttcagcctttcctctcaggagagatgctcccagggctggatgcagtgctgcaggtggggtcttaccagagtggagtagagggacagaatcccctccctggccctgcaggccacactgctttggatgcagcccaggacacaagTGACTTTCTGGGCTGcgagtgcacattgctgggtcatgtccatCCTCTCATCTATCAGCACCCCAAGTCCTTGGCAGGGCCGCTCTTGAACAGTTCatcttccagcctgtgctgacACTGGGgattgccccaacccaggtgcagcaccttgcactcagtcttgttaaacttcataaGATTCCCATAGGCCACTTCTCAAgtttgtccaggtccctctggatggcatcacGTCCTTCAGGGGTGTTTTGAAGGTCATGTTAACAGTAAACCAGTTTAATATTAAAGGTTTTGTTCAATTTGGATTTTACAGTATTAGCCAATAGGACAATCTAAGTAATGCTGCCTCTTTAAGGTTTAAGTTCATATTCCTTGACACTTAAATTATGGTATTATTTTCAGGAGGTATTTCATAACAATTTCAATATACTTGAGTGTTTGCAAATTTTCATGGCTCTAGGAACGTTTTTACTGTCTTGAGTCAATATTTGCTAAGTCAAGCAGTTTAGGGATATTAGAACAGTGATGTATTGCTGTGTTATTGATGTTTGGTGACTGAAACATAAGTGAAATATTAAATTGCATTAAATCATCATTCATTATTAAAGAATACAAATGTTAGcttatttctgtaaaatgtatAAAGAGCTATTTTctatataaaattattcttatataagaaaaacatgtttgtaaaaaaaattatttcctctgtTTAAATGTTTGTGCAATGAATCCTgagtgttggatttttttttcttgtagtaaCTACTTATTTTGAAACCTTTGTGGCCAGGGTTGTGCTGGTTGTACAGGCAATAAAATTAAGCTGGGGTTGTGCATGCTCGAGGT
It contains:
- the MCFD2 gene encoding multiple coagulation factor deficiency protein 2 isoform X1, whose amino-acid sequence is MVSRECCPACARPEPRGTAGTRPTVRSPAAAAAPLCPPRQSEISMAQRMFRTHLLFCFLASFFISALAEEHVGESQHANIRLDKNLVQDKEHIMEHLEGVIEKPETEMSPQELQLHYFKMHDYDGNNLLDGLELATAISHVHKEEGGEHTQAMKEEELISLIDDVLRDDDKNNDGYIDYAEFAKSLE
- the MCFD2 gene encoding multiple coagulation factor deficiency protein 2 isoform X2 → MVSRECCPACARPEPRGTAGTRPTEISMAQRMFRTHLLFCFLASFFISALAEEHVGESQHANIRLDKNLVQDKEHIMEHLEGVIEKPETEMSPQELQLHYFKMHDYDGNNLLDGLELATAISHVHKEEGGEHTQAMKEEELISLIDDVLRDDDKNNDGYIDYAEFAKSLE